The Scatophagus argus isolate fScaArg1 chromosome 4, fScaArg1.pri, whole genome shotgun sequence DNA window ACTCTGAGTTAGGTGGTTAATGCTTTGTTATAATAAGAAATcccaaatggctgcattgtAGTCGAAAGATATATTCAAATACACATTCAAATTCATTGCTGACAATTTTAAACTGATTCATCATTTGAGTAATTTAGCAAAGATATTTTCCAGCTTCCCCAAGAATCTGTTGTAAGAATTTAcaatttttatctgttttatatcactgtGAACTGAATCATTGAATTCTGGTCTGttagtcagacaaaacaagctttTCAAGATGTCATGAGGTCATGCCGTCAGTATTTTTATGGGTCTTTGGGGCTTCTAGCAACCTGGGGAGAGTTTGCGCTCCAAAATTAAAGCGACACATGGTGGTTATTTTATAGCATACAGTGTTATAAACTTAATAAACATACAGGTAGTGTGGAGAAGGCTTTCAAACAGCATTTAGAAGCTAATGTcaagaaataaaattcacacaaaataaaactgaacacataactaaaaaaaaaactgctgtttGGTAAAAAATTTCTGAGGAGGGTGAGATGTGTATTGGGCTCAAGACCTCAGTGTTTCTTGATTCTTGTTACGGCCCTGAGCTTTGTCAACTTCTGATGGTTATTTCTCACTTGGCTGTTTTCTGgtattttattaaacaaaggATGAATCAGTTCATTGAAATAAGGGCTAATctataatgaaaacaaactcaaTAGCTGCAGTCACAGTGGCTACCCCCACGTTTTAAACCACTTGCCTGACCAGAAAAGATCCCCTGTCCATCACTTACAATTACTATGCTCTTAAACCATTCTTTAAACGCACACATATCCGGGGGAACTGCTTAGTGACCAGCAAAACACTGTGGTCGTACTGGAAAAACACTTTAACATTTAGGAATCTGTCAGTGAAACAGATGTGAATTACCTGTGGGCTTGGTGGCCTCGGTCGCATTGGGCTGCGTCATGGCAATGCACACATCGTCCTGGGGAAACTTGTCACAGGTGAGCATCTCCGGCCAGGGGAAGCCGAACGCTTCCATGATGGGGGTGCAGCCGTCCCGCACGGCCTCGCACAACCAGCGGCACGGGTAAATGGGCCGCTCAAGGCACACGGGGGCAAAGAGCGAACAGAGGAAGACCTGCGTGCCCGGGTGGCAGTTTTTGTGCACCAGGGGCACCCAGCTGCTAGCCTGCTGCTTCACCTCGGCCATGGTTTCGTGTTCCAGCAGGTTGGGCAGCAGCATCTGGTTATAGCCCACGTTGTGACACAGCCGCAGATCGTCCGGGATGTCCACGCACTGGGGAGGCTTGCCGTAGCTGCGCCCGCCGTTGTACACGTCCGACTTCCAGCTAAGATACTCATATTCTGACGCCCTGCACGCCGACATGAGTGCCACTGTCACCGCTAGCCGGATCATCCTCCAGAAGGACTCAGAAGCAGatctcatgttttctttctgcagcagtAAGATGACTGTAGCTCAGACAGACGATTCAATACTCactgcataaaaacaaacaaacaaacaaaaaaaaaagaaaacaaagtaataAGAAGAAGCAAATGTAGAAAATTGTAGATGTAGAGATTCTGGTTCGGGTAAAGTCCACAGACAGTTTCCTTTGGCTGCAGCCTCGTCGCGCTCTTCTAGTGCGTCTGGCTGCTATGAGAGTTTAGGGAGGTAAAGTGCTCTGCCTGTGCGGAGCTTGGAAACAAGAGGAGATTGTAAAGTGCGCTCCGGCCAATCGGAGTGCGTCTGCGCCTTTTGGCACTCTGTTGTCAGTCAAAAAGCTTAATTACCCACTGTGTAAAAACTCTCCAGGAGCCTCCCCACCCCTCCTTTTTGTCTCCTGCTTGTATTTCCTTCCAACCAAAATACGGAATAATAAAAAAGACTATAGAATGGCAAAAGGGCGCGCATATAAACCTAGGTCGTGGCAGATATAAGTTCTAAAGCAGAATAAAATTGTATGATTGACTACTTCTTTAGCTTGCTTTCCTTTCAGTTCCCAGAATGGGTTGCAGGGAACAACATCAGACACAAATGAGAAGAAAGGATGGAGAACTAAAGTGAGCAAATAGatatttaattaatgttttttttttaatatatatatatccttcCAAGGTAATGTACAAGGAGGATAGCTGCAGtttgtgcacaaagcaaagcatcTGTTTCTCTGAAAATAATACCCGGCTATGTTTGGAAAATGGAGACAGCTGCTGAACAAAGACTTGCTGCTGTTCTGAAGTATAATCCTCAAAGACTCTTCTAACCGTCAAGTCGTGATTGTATAGCTGGAAACAACGTGTCTCATGACTGTTTTGTGCAACATTCTTTCTtttgaaaatatgacaaaatgtaaaGTAACATTGTCACGTAATGAGAGTGATTTTGGAAAGAGTGGTTGACATTGTACTAGTTGAGCAAGGAAATATATCATTTCCAGCCAGCGTGTTTGTTTGGAAATAGCAAATGGAGGTGCAGCTTGGGAAATGAGTGAAAAATCTTCTTTGTCTTGCAGtagataaatatttttttcatccagATGCTTTGGAGAGTTTTTGCCAGTTGTGGAAATATCTCCATAACTGCAGTATGTTTTGTTATACTGCCCTCTGGGTTTCTGAAAGATTGTACAGTGTTTGTTATTTAGATGCTTAGCTCTGTGACTGATGCAATGATAGGAGCCTCAAACTGGGTGCACAGCTTGCTTTCATTCCAGTGGTTCCCTAAATGTGTTGAAGGGTAGACAGTTTGTCCccaaaaaatactgaaagatctccccacacacaccaaaaaataaaatgaggacATGATACTTTTACTAATATTAAATTAACTGCCCTTGTAAAGATAATGTGTAACATTAGAGAGGTGCATCTTTATCCAATCTAACTACACACTACAGGCTAAAGTCAATTTGCTGAGCCCTGAGTGTCCATCTCCTCTTGGCTTTGCCCAGTTCGGTGATAAGACTTGAAGGTGTCAAAGCTCTTTATTTAAATGGGGGGCAATTTGCATTCTATTGTGTTGGTAACAGTTCTTGCAGctcaacagagaaaaacaaagcacttaatttgattttaagtgTGAGTGCAGCAAACACAGACCTTTTAGATTAATAGCTTTGTTCAACTTATTTATCAAATCAATGTATTTTGCAGCTGTCACCAATGCAGTCCTCCATTCACCTAGACATTTCcctcttctttcactttttgaaCCGAGTCCAGGATAAAACATTCTGTAACAGCATGCAGAATGTTAAATGCATTATGCAATATGGATGGATGGTGGCATATGGcaccaaaatgacaaattaactGTAATTTGCTGGCTGCaaaagttgaaatgaaaaattaaagtgTCAAAAAATAACTGTAAATCATTTTTGAGCTATAATCAAATCAGAATTGAGGCGAcatgtaatgtgaaaaaataatacaacCTTAAATTGCTCATCAGTTAAATTATCTTTTAACTAAGACCTCTGCATGCCTAACCGGTGATGTGTGTTGAAAATATGGCCAACTGATTCTCCAAAGTACTTTCAAGGTGACACCTCTGTTCAGCACTGATGGTTTAATAGGGGTGGCTGTGTTTGCGGTGATGCTACAAAGACTGGTTTATGGGCTGATGGCATCCAACAACAGTTTGTGCTTAGATGGTTGCTAAAGCAAACTTCAAATTCAGGAGACAGGAGGGgttttttcttctccaaacTAGTCCTGGCTTTGCTCAAATGCACGAGGAAGCCTCCTGTCAGGAGTGATAGGCCTACTAAAAACCACCAGTGAGACAGCTACAAGCCAAAACCTCAgtgagacaaagaaatgcagcaagTGGAGAGGATTGAATTTACTTTCCATGTGAGTGTACAGCAGataaaaggaacaaaaagcTTCTGCAAATACAGGCAGATATGACATTTAGACAAGGATGTCAGTGTTATCACTACCACATTCACTTTCCAAACTTTGTGCCTTAACAGTGTGTGACTAACAATAAAGAGACTAAATATTTGGACTTTTGGGCCTCTGGGAGGATGAAGTTTCCCAAAGACTGGCTATCCATCTGTATTCACCACTGTTTAAAGTCACAATCCTCCGTACATGTGCATGTATTGCCATGAAAGGGCATTTTGGTCCCAGCAGAATGAACATGTATGTCATTAAGCATCTGTCATCAGCGAGCGTTGGCTAAACACTGGATCTACTCCAGAGCACAACGTCAGCCGTGGACTGACAAGGTGTATGTGCATGAAGGATGCTGTGAATGGAAAGCTATAGAAGTTAGTACAGTTATAGAAAATAATATGGGAATAACAAGCACACCTGCTTTCTGTCAGGTAACACTTGCACAGAGCTATGTATGGTGGtactttttcttcagttttatttacagagTGTAtggcatcatttttttttttgtgtgttatgttgtCCACTGATTTCATCATGTTTCCTTTAAGGTCTCTCGAGACATGCTTCATGATGAAAGGATTTGTACTTCACTTGATGACTGCTACATTGTGGGTGATTGGCTCCAGACTTTGGTGAAACTCTATGATTCTTAACATTTCAACTGTTGAAACATCAATCCAGTGAAATTTCCTTCGACTCATGACTTACCTCATTATCAGAGCATTTCTGATGAAGACTTGTAGCTTTTTGGCCTGCCTTCAAGTGTGCCCACTATCAACTGGtataaacagtttattttaatcATACTGACGTCTTGACTTAAACCTCAGCCTGCTTCAGAACAAAACATTGACATATCATCAAGTTTGGGTCTACATGGTGAACTTGCTGGCATACAGTTACTTAATTAAACATCCAGTGGGTACAAATATGATCATTCATTTGGAGGAATTGCGTTTGTAtacaatgaatgaatttaaatgcGATATTTACTCCCTTTTAGCTtagttttggtctccaccaacacCTGAAGGACATATCTGTCTTCAGATGTGAGATTAGCAACCATGTTCTATAGTGCGTGACATGTTGCCTAATTTCCTGTCTAGCCTCATTTCTCCTATTATCTGGAACTTCCAAACAATAGCTTTTCAGATTGGAGTTGTTGAACTTGGGTATATATAAGTGTGGAGGTTCAATGAACCTGAGAATATCTGACTCTGTCAAGTTAATATTCATCACTCCTGAATGCAGCGTTAGACATAAATGCACATACGCAAATCAGCTTTGATAgataatatacaatatacagtGCCCAAAAAGAAAACTATGTTAAAGGAAACAGatgttctttgttttacaaCATGCTTTATTAAACTGTGCACGGcatgatttcattttccaaTTTCTCAGCAAAATTTGTCATGACATACACGCATTCAGATCTTGTTTGTGTTAAGTCTGGTTCATGTTCATACAGTTACATGACTGTTTAATATTAACCAAAAAAATCATGTAATTAATCTGTTGAGCCTCAACATCCTCTTGCAGCCCTCCCTGTAGgaattaaaaagtcaaaatgaggcAATGTATTTCTCTGCAGAAACTACATACCACAGGATTTGAATGGTGAAtaacaaaccttttttttttgcttctacTGTAGTTGGGAAGAAacctaaaataataaacacagatTAAAGTCCTGTTATGTCTACTGCATATGGTCAAGCCAAGGTTTTCCATGCTAACTCATTTAAAAGATTTATAC harbors:
- the sfrp1a gene encoding secreted frizzled-related protein 1a, coding for MRSASESFWRMIRLAVTVALMSACRASEYEYLSWKSDVYNGGRSYGKPPQCVDIPDDLRLCHNVGYNQMLLPNLLEHETMAEVKQQASSWVPLVHKNCHPGTQVFLCSLFAPVCLERPIYPCRWLCEAVRDGCTPIMEAFGFPWPEMLTCDKFPQDDVCIAMTQPNATEATKPTGYPSICPPCDNEMKTDAILEHMCASEFAFRTKIKEVRRENMDRKVILQKRKKMLKVGNLKKKDIKTLVLYLKNGADCPCQQLDNLGNQYLIMGRKVDKQYLLTGIHKWDKSSKEFKKAMKKLKTHKCPAFENVFK